The Carassius auratus strain Wakin unplaced genomic scaffold, ASM336829v1 scaf_tig00216334, whole genome shotgun sequence genomic interval aacaataataataataaataaatgaataaagatatGCACaggttaattatttataataaacccTGCAATATTTCACATGAAAATGGTAATTTCATAGTGACGACTTGTGATCCATCTCAGAGCTGGTGGTTCGGTTAATGTctttttactgaaaaataaaaaaagtttaaatccttaagcccaaagtatacatttttttgtacatgtatgctAGCATATGCATACAGACAACAGCATAACCTTTTAAAGTGTACTCCATTTGATAGCATACACAAATCAGACAGCTGACACATGCATTTTAGAAAGTTTCTCTCCAGGAGGTACGACTGATAAAATATCTTTGTAGCCTTTTAAACTAAAGTTGTGGCTATCTCTTAatcctctcaggctcaaattaagttttagtaacttagtaaatttagtaacctatagtaaagtttttagtactccagattcataaaatatgtatctggagtaataaagtttttagttactttactgttgcaaatctgcaacgcctgccttgagagggttaatgCACTCAATACAGGTGTCTGCTGTTGTTGATCCATCTCTGGTTTTGTTttctatatgtaaaaaaaacaaatgtgcatcACATGCACTGTATGCGCATAAGACACAGTATATGTTGGGCTTTACACAGAAAACCCattggaaaaaaatacatttatgttttgtaTTCTTTCTCTTCCAGCCATGGCTGTAAGGCCCACCCTCGTCGTCATTCtctttctgattggctgctgcgcTCTTGAGGACCCGCCCAAGGTTATGGCCCCACCCCCTCCTCATGGGTGTGGCGCTACAGTGGACCCGCCCTACAGAGTTTTGTGCGATCTGGAGTCTGTGTGGGGCGTGGTGCTGGAGGCCATAGCATGCGGCGGGACCGTATCCGCTCTGATCCTGGCCATAGTTCTTTTAGCCAAGCTGAAAACCATAACGGAACCAGAGAAGCGCTGTGGTGTCGGCCCTCTCCTCCTCCTATTGGCTGGAACCATGGGTCTCTTCAGCCTATCGCTGGTCTTCTTGGTGGGGCGTGGCGAGGTGCTCTGCATGGTGCGCCGTGGGCTGTGGGGGGTGCTGTTTGCGATGTGTTTCTCTTGTCTGCTGGTGCAGGGAGTGCGGCTGAAGAAGCTGGCCGGAGGGAGGCGGAGCCCAGTGGGCAGCTCTCTCGCCGGATTGGCTTTTGCTCTCACTGTGGTTCAAGGCATCATTGCTGGAGAGTGGCTTCTGCTTACGGTGGTCCGCGAGGGACATGCAGCCTGCGATTACCTGCCTTTAGACTTTGTGCTGGTGTGTAGCTATGCTCTAGTGTTGTTGCTAGCTGCTAGCATGTTGTCGTTGGCTGTGGTGTTGTGCGGAGGGAGCAACAGAGAGGAATCGAGCAGGAGGAGTATGAAGTGGAGATGCAACGCTGTCTGGCTTTTCCTCTCATGTCTGTCTTCGCTTCTCCTCTGGATCGCCTGGCTCGGTTTCTATCTGTACGGAGACGCCACCATCACGACCATAGCGAAGGATTGGGATGAGCCGGCATTAGCAGTCGCCTTGGTGACCGAGGGTTGGGTGCTGCTGTTATTTCATGCTATCCCAGAAACGCACCTGTGCTTGCGTCCATCCAGTCAGAGGAACACAGACACCGGCCAGAACTACTACGACACTCCTCAGCCGCCAACGGCACAAAGTTACCATGATGACGAGCGGCCGACCAATCCCAGAGCTCCGTTCGCAGAGAGCCAGGCGTACACCGTAGAAGAGCACAGTGCGGGTAGGATGCAACACAAAAAACATGTGCACGGATAGTTTACATTtctgaaaattaaacttaaaaataaccaGTAGAGAATGTTTTGTGTAGGCTATCTTCAGGTTATTACAAAAACCTTCCTGCAACATCCATGAAGATTAGGTTATGAttatgtaagggataatgtacatccagccagttGTTCTCGCAGAATAAACCCTGACAGGGTGATCACGACCCTGATGCGAAGCGGAGACGTCTTGATCAACCTTATTACTTGGCTActtatcacataaataaataattagacgtgaaatattgatttgagttgaaatatttgaaagcTTCCATCAAGAAAAAAGATAGTTCAAGCAAGAGTAGAGCGCCGAAAACTTCCCAGCAACGTTCTGGAAGGTTAGTTGATGGTTATAAAAACGTTTCTCGAACGTTATTATTTGGTTCTGCCAAAAATAGCCTTTTGAGGACATTAGGAAAATGTAAAATTTCTGAAgcttttcaaaatcatttaactggccatatatttaaaaatatatatatatatttatatttattctatttagccagattagaattattatatacagattttaaattagcttttccTTTGTTTTACATAATAGCatgtaatatattgtttatattgtctTGTTTCTTGCAGTTCTGCAGACTGGAGGTTATCATAACGGATTGATACGTCCCGCTGTGCCGTACCGCAGTCACGTTTACCAGCCCACGGAGATGGCCCTGCTCATGAACGCTGGACCAGTCAGTAACAATACTACTCATTTCTACAACAATACTTTAATGTCTAAGTCTCACAAACCATTCACCTCACGCTTTATGTTTCCAGATCCCATCCGCCCCCCCAAACTTCACTGGGAGGCATCTGTGGTGAGAGCGGTTAGCATGGCAATAATGTCCCCTCGGGCCCCCCAAAAGGATTGAGTACGGGTGACTTCACAGGGTCAAAAGGCACTTTATTACGGTTCCATGTTAATCATTTGGAAATGCTCCTCTAATAAAAGAGCTGACTGAAATTAATGGACATTTTCAACATGGGAGCAAGCTCATTTTGCACATGTTCTCTATTAAGCACTTAACAAAGGACGTGCTACATATTCGATATCACTCAGGTGATGTCTGTTTAGattaaataaatcagttaaatcaTACTGATGAGGACCTGTAAGGATTTACATAAACAGAGATGTGTGAAAGAGAAAGGAGAGGGAGTCTAAAAATCAACATGAAAAGCTGGTAACAGACCAGTTTACTTACATAATGTGACGCGTTTCTGAGTGAGAGAGAATAGATGTCATTCTTTCACTTATTCAGTGTGAACTGATTGCCTGGAGGGGAAAACAGGCATTTGTGATGTCTGCCAAAACTAGAAAAGCATATTATTTCAGTGGCCACTTTCAAAAGAAACACGCACATATCAGTTATTCAAAATGTAACCAGAAATGTGTATTGAGACAGAAAAAAAGGGTCAGTTATTTTGATGATGAGATTGTGAGAGAGAGGTTATTTCATTAAATGTCTAGCCTTAGAAAGTCTTCTGCCTGCATTCCACTTTAGATATATAATCAAAATCTATAACTTTGAAATGTATTAAActgtatttcagttattttaatgttttgtatcaagTTGTTCAGTTATCATCTTCTTTTTAAGCTCTTTTAAATTCGACCTGTGAGCCTAGTTTAGTTTTGATATCACGTTTGATGTTTTTTTCCAGACTCTGCACGCTTGATTGTCAGTCTTTATGATGCAGTTGATGGtattatgtttaaatgtgatGCCGTGTTTGATATTGAAAGGCTATACAGTGTGAAAAGCATACTGCCAACTATAATTGATGTCTATATTTGAAACAAATTCCAATAAACATTCCTACCGTGTTTTCAAGGCGTCTCTTGTCACTCTTTGCGTATCGCGTCGTGCGCATGCGCAAACTGGCGCTCGCGGACGCGTTCGGTCACTGTTGCCAGGGACGCGTGGAAGCGTTACCATGGAAGTGACGAGCGACTTCTTCCGGATTAGAGTCTGAAGGGAAAGCGTTTCCACGTGTGGCACACGAGTaagtaataaaacaaacatgTAACGCAAATAATAGTGTTTTGAAGGAGTTAAACAAGGAATGTTAAACCGCTGCAGCGAAGCGTATTTGTTCACATGAGCGTGTTTAGCTAAACTAGTCGATTTAACAATGCTGTTGTAATCATGTTTAAGTAAGATTCAAATGCGTTTAACGTattaaaagatgtttaaaaaaaagcaaccaAGCTGTCATTCCACACATACGTCAAACTAATGTCATATCTATGTGTTTACTTCTCGACCCAACCAGCCAAGAACTACAAATTACTTATAAATCACTTTATTCCTTATCATTTATGAATGTAAGTTAGTTTGCATGAAGATTATATGTAGTGCATCTGTCTGAAATGTGTTCACTGCGTTTGCAGGTAGTGAAGGCTGATCCAGgatcagaaatcagaggaaactCTACCATAGAAAACCAATAAAAAGAGCCCCGAGGATGCAAAAAGCGAGAAGAATACGAGGTTTTTGAGAAGCTGGTTGACAAAAGTTAGCATGGCAGTGGACGGGGCGaccaaggagaagaagaaaaagaaaaaagtaaagttGGAGGATGTTCAGGATAAAGGCGTGACAGCGTGTCATGATGTGTCCGTCCAGACTGTTGTTAAAAAAGAAGAACCACTGATCATAAACATCAGAGATGGAGAGAAGCAGGAGAGCGATGCagctgagaagaagaaaaagaagaaaaagaaaatgaaggagGAAGTGGAAGCGAACAGCCCTGTGTGTTGCAATGCAGCCGTTCAGACGACCGTCAAACCAGAGAGCTCCGATATAAACATCAGCGACGTtcctgagaagaagaagaagaagaagaagaagataaagGAGGAAGCAGAACAGATCCAAGAGGAAGTGATCGTCAGTGTGGATGGAGATCATTTAGTGTCCAAGAAAAAGAAAGCCAAGAAACAAGGGTATGAAGAAGAGGTGGAaggtgtaaaaaagaaaaagaagaaaaaagaggtAGAGGTCGAAGAAGAAGAGGCTGATTTAGGACACAGTGTGGAGCTggtcaaaaagaagaaaaagaagagaaaaatcgATGATGTGGCCGAGCAAGAGCAAAATACAGAACTGGCAGATGGACagatgaagaagaaaagaaaaaggcagAAAGAAGCAGATGCGTGTGAAGTGGTGGAGCAAAaggtgaagaaaaagaagaagaaatcttCAGCAGAGGAGGAGCCTGATGAGATCAGCTCTAATAAAaaggtggagaaaaaaaagaaaaagctgaaGAAGAAATTAAAAAGCGTGGATGAAGGTGAGAGTCATCCTCACACCAACGGAGCACAGGAGAGACCATCAGacaagaagatgaagaagaagaagaaaatcagGGCGATGACTGATGATGTCATTGAGATCCAGGAGGAGCCGACGGGAAAGAAGGGGAGGAAAGAGGACAGAAACAAAACCcctgaaaaaatgaaaaagaaaaaacctaAAGAGGAGCATCATGAGACCGTCGTGGAGAAAGCAAATAAAGCGGTGAGTTTTACTGAGTTTATTCTGCTCGGACAAAACCCAGGATCATGACTAGGTGTTTACAATATGATGTCACTGTGATGACAATTAACCTGACTTTCAGAGAGGATATTTAATtacatatgttttgtttttttaagtattatttatatacttgcacagtgtttacactttttttcattttagttaaaggttttggaaaaataaactttttttttaccccatttaaaaaaatatattctgtttatcttcagtttatattaatttttttatatatatatatatatttatatagcataataaattaaaatgagattCACATTCACATGAAAAGCCATTaagtcataaaaataatataataatataatttgtaatgttttgtgaCATATGGTCATTTTCTATGCTATGTATATTCCAGGAAAGTGTAACACATTAATTTGAGTTTAAATGAGttgctaatatttttatttgttgtcaaAAGTGAATCACACACTCACTTCTCTGTATCTGATTGTGTTCTGTCTCTGCGTTCAGTCTGATGTCGTGTTCCTGTCAGCGAAGCCTGGAAACCAGGATGAGGTTTCTATAGATCAGGTACAGCAATGATACTTTACCACATACTGTGTACACCATAAATAAATCAAGTTAAGATGTGTTAAAACTATGTTTTTATTCCACAGGCCCGCAGACTCGCCCTACAGAGGGACATTGACCAGGAATCACAGCCGAAGCCGGTCAGTTTCACTTCAGAACACTAGCATTTAATTGATCTTGGTCTTTACTTATAAGAGTGTAAGAGCATGGCTAGTGTAATCAGTAATGTGAAGGGACTGATCTGTTTGTAGAATCTTGGCCAGTGGGGCACGGCACAGTTCGACAGCTCTGACAGACAAGCCAAGTTCCTGCGCTTGATGGGCGGCTTTAAAAAGAGCAGCCAGCCCCTCTCAGGATCCTCCGGCCAGGCCAGCATGGCGCTGGGGAAAGAAGGCCAACAGACTTTGCAGCAAGGCCTTCTGGGAGAGTTTGAGCGTGCACAGAGCCGCCGTATGGACTTCAGGAATAAAGGAGCCGGATTGGGGTTTGCGGCGCCGTCCAATAAGAAGTTTGCTATTGATGCGAATGCAAGGAACTCGGTGCGATTCGATGACTGAGAGTTACAGGATCGCTCGATCATCATGTACTCACGCTCACACTGTTTACAAACCCATGTGCTGTCATCACATCAGTCAAGCTCCAGTAAAAGGACAGAATAGCCCATATGAAATCTGTTTTGAATGATgataaaatgttcatttcttgGTGTACTGCTCCTTTAATGTATGAATCAAAGTGGATTTGACTTTTTGGAAACTAGGGAGCTCGGAATCACCCACCAAGAAaagtatttaactttttttatttcgtAAGTTTCCTTTAAACCTGATTGAATTTCTTTGGGTCCTGAGAGATGTTGTACTCAGGTGAAATATCACAAGTTGTATTTTAATTCATCATTGGATTTTGATACGAAAAAGTTTATACTAGAAGATAAAATTAAACAACAGCAAATAAAGACACTGGATTAGAGCTGTCCTTTGGGTAATCATGAGTCACATTGCGTTATTGATGTTTATGagattttagttaatttattttgtcatttacagTGATGCAATTAGCGAGTTTTGTCTAAAGTGGCATTGCTTTCAGAGTATAATCACTAGCGTTCAAAAGCATGGGGTTGGTAAAATTTTATGCtcccaaaggctgcatttatttgatcaaaaataaattagaataattttttatattgtgaGATGTTATTAAAGTGCTcgttatagatttttgaaagttACCTTTCATGCGTTGTgtaacagctctaagtgaatgaaaacatcctgcaaagctTTAAATCTAAAAGTGCACAATGTATAAAGTTACTTTCTTTCCTAAGAAAGAGTTGACTCAGAGTCATCTAGCCATTTATCGTTGAGTGAACTGTGGTTAAAAAAttagacaatgaaagtgttttttgaccttgcatgcatgtaaacctgttgttggcgattcccaaaaccaaaatatgaaccgaTCGTAACCCATAATAGGGCTGCTTCATGCTTTTGTTGAAACTTTGATAATTTTCTATGAACTGTaagctcaaaagaacaatttaaaatataaatcttttttaacattaaatttagtcacttttgataaatttaacacATCCTAGCTATATAAAATCActtaattgctttaaaaaaaaaatcgtactgatcccaaacttctgGAACCCATTACCTTGGCATCACTAACACCAAgctttactgtttgagctacaggaatataTCATTTGACGAAGTAAATCCTGCATTGAAATTCTCCATCTTTATTCCAAACAACAGTGCAACATTCAGGACAAATGGAActgacctttattttattttttctcttgtaAACACGTCCTCTCAAAACGGTTACAGGCAAAagacagaataaagaaaacatatCAAATAAGACATTTCCAGATGTTCTGAATAAAAGCGGCAAGAGAAAATTAATCTCTGGTGACTATTTTTGCAGTTCATTCACTTCAAAGAGTTAGAAAAGAGTGCTGCCAAATGTTACTACTCCATAAACTTCAAATTTCCACGTTCAGAAAAGAGCTGTGGGATTTGGAGCTCCATTTATACAATGCAAAAAATATGTCGTTAAAACAGGCTTCAGTTGCTTTAcacaatataatttcttatttttttcttttgattttgtgatGAAATGTGACCAAAAGTAGTACGTTTTACTAAGATTCACCCATACAGTTGTTCCAACTCAGTGTTTAAAGAAGCTCTAAACATTCAGGACCATTTAAAATGGAAGTCCATCAACAAAATATGAGCTTCCACAATCAGAGCTTCCAAAAGACATCTGAACATGTGACATTGCAATCACGGGTGTGTCACAGCAGCAGAAATGCCAGAATGCTGCTTAGTTATGCAACTACACTGAACTACGGTGATGTGATACTCATGCAGTATTCACTGAGTAGTGTGCATCACAAGCAGTGTGGAATGTGACAGTCCAGATCCACTCCTAGAATTCCAATCGGTTACTGGGCTGAGAGTTCTGCTGGAGGGGGCGTGTCTTTGAAGCT includes:
- the LOC113097625 gene encoding lysine-rich nucleolar protein 1-like, with protein sequence MAVDGATKEKKKKKKVKLEDVQDKGVTACHDVSVQTVVKKEEPLIINIRDGEKQESDAAEKKKKKKKKMKEEVEANSPVCCNAAVQTTVKPESSDINISDVPEKKKKKKKKIKEEAEQIQEEVIVSVDGDHLVSKKKKAKKQGYEEEVEGVKKKKKKKEVEVEEEEADLGHSVELVKKKKKKRKIDDVAEQEQNTELADGQMKKKRKRQKEADACEVVEQKVKKKKKKSSAEEEPDEISSNKKVEKKKKKLKKKLKSVDEGESHPHTNGAQERPSDKKMKKKKKIRAMTDDVIEIQEEPTGKKGRKEDRNKTPEKMKKKKPKEEHHETVVEKANKASDVVFLSAKPGNQDEVSIDQARRLALQRDIDQESQPKPNLGQWGTAQFDSSDRQAKFLRLMGGFKKSSQPLSGSSGQASMALGKEGQQTLQQGLLGEFERAQSRRMDFRNKGAGLGFAAPSNKKFAIDANARNSVRFDD
- the LOC113097631 gene encoding G-protein coupled receptor family C group 5 member B-like encodes the protein MAVRPTLVVILFLIGCCALEDPPKVMAPPPPHGCGATVDPPYRVLCDLESVWGVVLEAIACGGTVSALILAIVLLAKLKTITEPEKRCGVGPLLLLLAGTMGLFSLSLVFLVGRGEVLCMVRRGLWGVLFAMCFSCLLVQGVRLKKLAGGRRSPVGSSLAGLAFALTVVQGIIAGEWLLLTVVREGHAACDYLPLDFVLVCSYALVLLLAASMLSLAVVLCGGSNREESSRRSMKWRCNAVWLFLSCLSSLLLWIAWLGFYLYGDATITTIAKDWDEPALAVALVTEGWVLLLFHAIPETHLCLRPSSQRNTDTGQNYYDTPQPPTAQSYHDDERPTNPRAPFAESQAYTVEEHSAVLQTGGYHNGLIRPAVPYRSHVYQPTEMALLMNAGPIPSAPPNFTGRHLW